The window TCTCCCGGTCGATCTCGCCGTCGGCCTTGACCTCGGCGAAGTCGCGCACCCGGCGCAGCAGGCGGTTGGCGATGCGCGGCGTGCCGCGGCTGCGGCGGGCAATCTCCTGGGCGCCGGCGCCGTCGATCGGTACGCCGAGGATGGCGGCGGAGCGATCGACGATGGTCGAGAGCTCTCGCGAGGAGTAGAAGTCGAGCCGATGGACGATGCCAAAGCGCGCCCGCAGGGGCGACGAGATGAGTGAAGCGCGGGTGGTGGCGCCGACCAGCGTGAAGCGCGGCAGGTCGTGCCGCACGGTGCTCGCCGAGGGGCCCTGGCCGAGGACCAGATCCAGAGCGAAATCTTCGAGCGCCGGATAGAGGATTTCTTCGACCGTCGGTCCCAGGCGGTGGATCTCGTCGATGAACAAGACGTCGCCGGGTTCGAGGTTGATCAGCACCGCCGCCAAATCGCCGGCCTTTTCGAGCACCGGGCCGGAGGTGACCCGGATCTCAGCACCCATCTCCTGGGCGATGATGTGCGCCAGGGTGGTCTTGCCGAGGCCCGGCGGTCCGAACAGCAGAACGTGATCCAAAACTTCGTTGCGGCCGCGGGCAGCGCTGATGAAGATACGGAGGTTCTCGACCAGCTTCTCCTGGCCGATGTACTCGGTCAGCTCCCGGGGGCGCAGGCTGGCTTCGCTGCGCAGGTCCTCCGGAAAGGCCGCCGCCGACAGCACCTCCCGTTCGTAGTCCATGGAGGGCATTGTAGCCCGGTTAGCAGACCGCTGAAGAACCGCTGCGCGGACGCTTTCAGCAGCGCTGCTACCGTTGTGATCAGGGGGCTAGGCGCCCCCTCGCCCGAAGGTACAGCTTTCGGGCTCACCCCATCCCACGGCGGCCGAGCCGCCGCCTCGCCCTTTGGGCTCGGTCGTAGATTCTCCTTCAGTCGTTCTGTACCGGGCCTGCTCGGTATCAGACTGCACTGCCTCGCCTTCCCGGCCGCAGGCCGAGGATCACCTTCGAGGCCAATTAGCCCGCGAGATAGCATTCCGCATGGTCCCTTGCTTCGCGTTCGAACACAGGAGAGCCCATGTCCAGTTTCGAAGTCGTCAATCCCGCCACCTGTAGATCCGTGCGCTCCTACCCGGGGCACTCGACCGAACAGGTGCAGAGCATTCTGGGTCAGGTCGACGCGGCCCAAAGAGAGTGGTCCACCACCCGCTTCGCCGAACGGGCTCGGCACCTCCGGGTCGCCGGCGAGGCGCTCCGGGAACGCGCCGGCGAGTTGGCGGAACGGATGGCCGAAGAGATGGGTAAGCCGGTCTCCCAAGGGCGATCCGAAGCGGAAAAATGTGCATGGGTCTGTGACTACTACGCCGACCACGGAGAGTCATTCCTGGAGCCCGAGGACGCCGAAACGGACGCCACGCACAGCTTCGTCGCCTATCGTCCGCTCGGAGTGGTGCTGGCGGTGATGCCCTGGAACTTCCCTTTCTGGCAGGTCTTCCGCTTCCTGGCACCGGCCCTGATGGCCGGCAACGGTGGCGTGCTCAAGCACGCCTCCAACGTACCCGGCTGCGCCCTCGCCATCGAGGAGCTGATCCGCCGGGCGGGTTTCCCACGGCACATCTTCCGCACCCTGCTGATCTCCTCGGACCAAGTGGCGGCGGTGCTGGAAGACGACCGAGTACGAGCGGCGACCCTCACCGGCAGCACGCCAGCAGGCAGGGCGGTGGCCGCCAAGGCCGGAGAACAACTGAAGAAGACGGTCCTGGAGCTCGGCGGCAGCGACCCCTACCTGATCCTCGCCGACGCGGATCTCGCAGCCGCCGCCGCCATCTGCGCCCAAAGCCGGCTGATCAACTCCGGCCAAAGCTGCATTGCCGCCAAGCGCTTCATCGTGGTGGAGTCGGTGCGGGAGACCTTCGAGCGCCTGCTGCTTGCGGA is drawn from Acidobacteriota bacterium and contains these coding sequences:
- the ruvB gene encoding Holliday junction branch migration DNA helicase RuvB, whose protein sequence is MDYEREVLSAAAFPEDLRSEASLRPRELTEYIGQEKLVENLRIFISAARGRNEVLDHVLLFGPPGLGKTTLAHIIAQEMGAEIRVTSGPVLEKAGDLAAVLINLEPGDVLFIDEIHRLGPTVEEILYPALEDFALDLVLGQGPSASTVRHDLPRFTLVGATTRASLISSPLRARFGIVHRLDFYSSRELSTIVDRSAAILGVPIDGAGAQEIARRSRGTPRIANRLLRRVRDFAEVKADGEIDREIARQALHQLEVDDFGFDDLDRKLLGILIEHYDGGPVGLKALAAAVGEDSSTLEDLYEPFLIQEGFLQRTPRGRVATRRAYEHLGYPTSPKSPGTSLPLFE
- a CDS encoding NAD-dependent succinate-semialdehyde dehydrogenase translates to MSSFEVVNPATCRSVRSYPGHSTEQVQSILGQVDAAQREWSTTRFAERARHLRVAGEALRERAGELAERMAEEMGKPVSQGRSEAEKCAWVCDYYADHGESFLEPEDAETDATHSFVAYRPLGVVLAVMPWNFPFWQVFRFLAPALMAGNGGVLKHASNVPGCALAIEELIRRAGFPRHIFRTLLISSDQVAAVLEDDRVRAATLTGSTPAGRAVAAKAGEQLKKTVLELGGSDPYLILADADLAAAAAICAQSRLINSGQSCIAAKRFIVVESVRETFERLLLAEMSEAKMGDPMDEATDLGPQAREDLRDELHEQVERSLEAGARCLLGGEIPAGDGAFYPPTVLTDVARGMAAYEEELFGPVAAIIPVSDEEEAIRVANDSDFGLGAAVFTADTERGERIATERLEAGCCFVNDFVKSDPRLPFGGIKQSGYGRELARFGIREFVNTKTVYVR